Within the Medicago truncatula cultivar Jemalong A17 chromosome 4, MtrunA17r5.0-ANR, whole genome shotgun sequence genome, the region TCAAAAAGATATCGAGCAAAGGCTTGTTTGAGATTTTCAACATAACCTGCTTCAACCATAGCACGGGCTACATGGAGCCTTCCGGGAGCAGTTCCACTGCCTGCAATCCTACAAACATGCTCCCATTTAAGAGCCATTTTTAGCTTGTTAAGCTTTAAGACCATGTTCTTTGCTCGAAGATAACGTCCGTCCCGTATGTTTGACAAAAACTTATCTAGCTCCTCAAACTTTGATGGTCCAATACTGCTGTAATATGCTAAAATGTGAACAGGTTCCTCTGCTTCAGTGTCTCCGCCACTGCCAGTAGATGGGCAAACATCAGAACCAACGGAGAGAAAAAAGGACTTCAAATGCAATTGATTTAGTGTGTGCTTGGTTCCACTTTTTGAGGAGGTAAGTAGAATGGATTTTGCCTTCATAATTCATTCTGACTTGAAATTAGAATTTGAAGCTTTTGCCTCTACAATTGAATTTTAACCTCAAATTTATCGTTCAACCTACTTTTATGTAaatgtattcaaacataaaccACGTCACATTcaattcaactcacttttaccagaatcaatttattcaaaataattttttatcccCATAGAACCAAACATGCACTTTAGACAATTATAGTTTATAAATTTCCACTTTCCCCCTCTCTAGTGAGAGGCAACTCGCGTTAACGTAAGTGCCAATTCAATTAACAAGCATCAAGAATCTTAAGTTTGAAAATTACCTTGGATAAAATATTGTACTAACTTCAACACCTGGGATTATCTTAATGCCATACTTACGAGCCGATTCTACAGCCTCGGGGATGCCTGCCATAGTGTCATGATCTGTCAGAGCAAGAACTTTCACCTGTTATGAGCAAATggtatcaaatttaaaaaaatgagcCTAAACTACAAAGGAAATCAATTCTATTCATAACTAATGCCTTAGACAACCATCTATTAGAATTCATTGGAAAATGCAATAAATTCCACTTCCACTTATTTTAGAGGCCTCCACAATACAGTTAACTTTCTATCAGCCACGCCATCCTTAAATTGACTTCATTATCCTTATAAAATAATGACCATAATCATAAAATGATGCACATATTTCAAAGAGTTGTGGTATTTTGAGACACAATTtgacatcaaaatcaaatatgtaaTGAATATAACAAGGTGTCGCAATTCATTAATCATCCTCTGAATACAATTAACCTCAGTTATAATTCTGTAACCATGATTTTAAGTGTTCAAGCTCATACTAGTTAAATCTCAgtacatttttttgtttaatttgtactatatgaacaatacacagacaattaaaaaacaaccttacataattcaaagaaaaacaaaagatgatTAAAACTTACGCCATTGATGTGAGCTCTCTCAACAACCTTAGAAGGAGACAAAAAGCCATCACTACATTTAGAGTGACAGTGCAAATCAAACACAACCCTGTCACCATTTTTTCCAACAGGCTTCTGCACACCAAAATCATCAACAAGAGATGAAGTAGCGAAAGAAGAAGGGTTATCCAATGAAACCCATTcagttacaaatttaaaagccAAAACTTGTTCATGGGTCATCTTCTTCTTGCTTCCACCTCtgttcttattcttcttcttcttctttttcttatccttattGCTCTTGATGGAATTGTTTGTGCTCTGAATTGCGATACCATCTCCCATAACTGGATTGAGCTTTTTGACTGAAGCGGTGGAGAAGaaaaaagattgaatttttttgggtAATTTTCTCAAGTTTGTTAGAGGTGTTTGCCTATGAAGAGAAATGAGGAAGGGTAGGTTACCTTTACAGTGAAGGGATCTTTGGAGTCACAGGACAGGTGTCCCGACCCTTCAAACCTAGGTATATGCTGTGTAGTGTACCCATGAGTAGTTTTTGCTCTCTTCCATTTACGGCTTTACccttttatctttcttttaccACCCGAATCTATCCCTATTTttttgagaattgctgttcccacatgttgtttggctgtgtcacacgagtaaaatacgaaaatgcccttcggcagtttgctaccgaagtttttaggaaaccggcggcaattaactgccgaggaaaacctcggtagttaactaccgaggaaataTGAACTTAAacaatttcggcagttaactaccgaagaaaactgccgaagaaaacctcggtagttaactgccgaggaaatcttcATCATTCTAAAAACTACCTGTGGTTCTGGGTTCTGGTTATGTtgagttttcctcggcagttaactgccgccggtttcctaaaaacTTCGACAGTTTACTACCGAAGGGCATTTCCGTAacttactcgtgtggcacagccttaccatatgtgggaacagcaattctctatttttttactGTCGTGCTAACAAATTTGTTAACGCTCTCTATTATTATCTCATCAATAAAAGAGAAGAATattacaaatataaaataatttataattaaaagtatacggaaaaaaagaataaaagagaaGAATATTACAAATATGacataaaaatctatttaagtaagaaaaattcttattttattgATGGACAGAGTTACTAGTTGACAccaattaaaattattcatttgtCTTCTATCAATTCATTATGGATAATTCTACCTACCTATAGACAATGTAgttccccttaaaaaaatggttgtaatccaggggtccgtttggttcaacGGAGGGGAGAAGAGGGGTTTTAATGGAGGGGAGGGAAAGGGAGGAAAgagattttaattaaatatatgtttggttcataaggggaggggagagattttaaaatcaaattacttttttatccctctaaccttaaaacaatatcatgatttttatattattcacttcataaaaatttaaacataaaaacttGTAACCAATAACTTCAtaataatcaaacacaaaagtTCTAATAAAATATTAGGTATTCATAAATATTAGAGCGTTTCTAAAATAATCTagtacaatataaaaatatttataaaaaatttattgttagaaattatttttaaaatatatttataaaaaaatcttctacaaattttattaattatgttttaatatataatacaattaaaaactataaaataaatatatcaaataaaaaagataaaagcaaCATTAATCAAAAAAGTGAAttcacgtaaaaaaaaattagaagacaAGAATATGCGGTtctcgataaaaaaaattgacattggCATGTTACAAAAAAGATGGTAATAAGCAATATGTTGaaaacacttaaatttttaataaggacagttttgtcatttaaaaataaacatgaggataattatgtcaatctaattaaaattgcattaacTCATCTCtctttccctcccctcccctccaaaaaacTCCAATTTGAGGGGGAGCAATAAATGAGCTTATGAGGGAATTTGCTCCCCTTCctctccctcccctccccttctaaaaattgaaccaaacacaaattttttaaaatattccctcccctccccttcaaaACCTGCGAACCAAAcggaagagtttttttttttttttttttttttttccttcttcgtAAGTTCCTTTTACTTGAGGTAAGacacaatcaatcaataaatatgAACAGTTTTTCTTgtagaaatttgaaaattaatttgttatGTTGCGGAAGGTTAGCTCATTTGGCTAAGTATACGTCCTAGAGATTGAGGATTAATTGTAACAAAGGGAAAATGAATATAACATATATAGggtataaataaaatagacaaaATTGAAAGATATAATTTGCTAAAGTATAAATGGATCAGATATAATAAAAGGGTCACACCGTTCTTTCTTCCGCATTTAGGTTTGAATGTATTAAGCGTGTGTTTGGTATTAGAGTGGATATGTTAGATTCATAGTGACTCATCATAATTTTGCAGAGTGTAGCTTTTGAAAATCACAGTAGATTATCGTGATTCTGACATATCCGCAATGATATCAAACACAAGTTAAGTATCTATTTGAATACACATTGCGCTCTTCATTTTTGCGTCCCAAGACTGTTCCGATGTGAGAATACAGAAGCTCCAATTTAAAGAGTTAGAAAATACCTACATTTGATGGGTATCCACCGTCAAAACAAACACACGCTAAATCAATTAGCTTAAACAAATCCATGCTCATGCAATGTATTGGACAGTGAATTTAAAGAGCTAGTTTAATTTTGCAGCATTTCATTATTTATCAATACTCAACTTGAAAATTGCATGGCCAATGGCCACACAATGAATCCACTATCCAGGCTTTGACATttctttctcttggtttttaaACCACTTTTACTATGACTTTAAATTAGGTTGATATATTTGGTATCACGGTGGAATCAAATATACACTAAATAATACATGTTATTATTCAGAACGGATCCAAATGACAAGTACAAAGTGACATGATACGAATCAATGTTTGGTCGTTTTAACTTTCACAGTAAATATTATCAGTTTCCGTACGCTGTAACCCCTCACCCTCTCTTCAACAGAAAGCTCTTTGTCCTTTCTCTTTCTCATTTTCAAACAAAGCTTACCTTGTTTGTCCTCTCTTCGTGGACTAGAATTTTGTACCCAATGCTGACTCAATGACATAATAACTCAAAGCTTTTTCTTATCATAAACTACATTACATGAGAGGGTGGGAGGAAAAGTAGTACTGTACTTCATTACCTTATACTCTATCATTTCGTTGTCTCCTTAGTCAATGTCAGTTACATGTTTTGTGGAGTAGTAAGTATTTAACATGTAGCTGTTGGCTCTCTATATGAATTCTGCATCTCTTTTTAAACAGTATAATGAATTCAGTAATTTTAAATAGTATTCTTCTTTGAGGTGAATTTAGAGAATTGCTCTTCTGCCATCTGTTTATGTTCATTTCCGCCGATAAATACATTTGTGTGAGTTAATTTATGCTCGGCTATTTTGATAGAAATGAGGAAAAACAGATGGAACAAGAGCGGTACTCgcgaat harbors:
- the LOC25493280 gene encoding 3',5'-nucleoside bisphosphate phosphatase, whose translation is MGDGIAIQSTNNSIKSNKDKKKKKKKNKNRGGSKKKMTHEQVLAFKFVTEWVSLDNPSSFATSSLVDDFGVQKPVGKNGDRVVFDLHCHSKCSDGFLSPSKVVERAHINGVKVLALTDHDTMAGIPEAVESARKYGIKIIPGVEVSTIFYPSGGDTEAEEPVHILAYYSSIGPSKFEELDKFLSNIRDGRYLRAKNMVLKLNKLKMALKWEHVCRIAGSGTAPGRLHVARAMVEAGYVENLKQAFARYLFDGGPAYSKGSEPVVEEAIKMICDTGGVAVLAHPWALKNPVAIIRRLKEAGLHGMEVYKSDGRLAAYSDLADAYGLLKIGGSDYHGRGGHHESELGSVNLPVLVLHDFLKVARPIWCNAIRELLECYAEEPSNTNLETITRFGRTRIFKGGSPLYCGQDLIDHCLPLWLSSQEMENEEFEATKLKLSNVSTSQGGTPVLIET